The genomic stretch AGGCCCTGCAGCTTGGTATAGGCAATGGTCAGCGGCTGGATCAGCACCTCACCGGCGCCGGCCTCCTCCATGGCGTGCTGGGCGGCGCCGATCAGCGCCGAGCGGAACGGCAGCACATGCGTGCCCAAATCCGACTGTCCCTCGGCAAACAGCAGCACGGCGCCGCCGGAGGCCATGCGCTTGCCCATTTCCTTGCTGGCGCGCGCCGCATCGGAGCGCTTCTTGCGGTCGACATAGAGGGTGCGCTGCAGCGAAGCCATGAAGCCGACGAATGGCCATTTGGCGATCTCTGATTTTGCGACGAAAGTGACGTCGGCCTTCGAGCCGATGGCGATGATGTCGGTCCACGAGATGTGGTTGGAGACGATCAGCGTGGCGCGATCATGCGATGGGGCGCCGATCACGTTGACCTTCATGCCCAGGAACTTGCAACCGGCCCAGTGAAACAGCTGCACCGGGCCATGCCAGTAGAGGCCCAGCCGGGTGATGACGAACATCATCGGGATGCCCACCACCATGATCGGGATGTAGACGAAGATGAAGAACAGGACGCGCAGGATCATTTCTTGGTCTCGTCCGGCGTTAGCGGCACAGCATAGAGTTCCAGTCGGTGGTCGACCAGACGGTAACCCAGCCGCTTGGCGATCACCTCCTGGATGGCCTCGATCTCTTCGTTGCGAAACTCGATCACCTTGCCCGAGCGGATATCGATCAGGTGGTCGTGATGCTCGTCGGGGATCAGCTCGAAGCGTGCCCGGCCGTCCTTGAAATCGTGCTTGGTGACCAGCCCCGCTTCCTCGAACAGGTTGAGCGTGCGGTAGACGGTGGAGAGCGAGATACGCGCATCGATCGCCGAGGCACGGCGATACAA from Devosia sp. A16 encodes the following:
- a CDS encoding Fur family transcriptional regulator, with product MSKPGIQTLEEQCAQKGMRMTDQRRVIAQVIEQAIDHPDVEELYRRASAIDARISLSTVYRTLNLFEEAGLVTKHDFKDGRARFELIPDEHHDHLIDIRSGKVIEFRNEEIEAIQEVIAKRLGYRLVDHRLELYAVPLTPDETKK
- a CDS encoding lysophospholipid acyltransferase family protein, whose translation is MILRVLFFIFVYIPIMVVGIPMMFVITRLGLYWHGPVQLFHWAGCKFLGMKVNVIGAPSHDRATLIVSNHISWTDIIAIGSKADVTFVAKSEIAKWPFVGFMASLQRTLYVDRKKRSDAARASKEMGKRMASGGAVLLFAEGQSDLGTHVLPFRSALIGAAQHAMEEAGAGEVLIQPLTIAYTKLQGLPVGRTDRSFIAWIKSKSVKQNIREIMTGGTREVTLAFGTPRPLSSGANRKELAKQTETEVRRMLVALNRGTPLPVAAE